AGAGTATCAGCGAGGTCGACGCGGACACGCGGGACCGCTGGGTCGTCCAGGCCGCCGAGCAGACCGTCTCGCGCATCGGACAGATGGCCAGCGCGAAACAGGCCGGTTTAGCCGGCGACGAACTCCGCCTCGCGCTGCTGGACCAAGGCATCGACGAGAGTGCCGCGGCCGGCATCACGCTCGCGCTGGATCATTACGGCACGACCGGCGACTACCTCGACGCGCTCCGGACGACGGCGCTCGACGCCGCTCGCGTCGTCGCCGGCGACACGGACGAGGCGCAAGGGCTGTCGTTGTCACCGGACGACGGGACCGACGACCCGATTCCGCTCCTTGCCTCTCTCGACCTCGATACTGACGTTTCCACCCCGGAGACGGCGACTGAGGACGCAGAGGGAGACGCGACGGCAACCGAGTCCGGCGCTACTGAGCCGACGACAGACGAGGAGGTGGCCGACGCGGCCGAGAAAGGTGCGCCCGCAGACGCTGCCGACGCCGAGCCCGCGCCCGGTTCGCCCGGCGCACCGGTCGGCGACGAGTCGACAGAGCCAGACGCCGGCGCGGCCACGAGTGACGCACCCGTCGAGACGCCCGAGACAGCGACCGACGCCGCAGCCGACGAAACCACGCCGGGTGAGTCCGTGGGTGAGGACGTGTCCTCGACGCCTGAACAGAGCGAGCCCGTGGACGAACCACCGGTGTCGAGTGAGCCGGTGACCGACGCCGACGCGATGGGACAGGACGAACCGGAGTCGTCGTCCGAACCCGACAACGGCGGTGACCTCGGCGACTTCGACACCGAGTTCGAACTGGACGAGGACGAACGCGAGGAAATCGAACAGGAGTACGGCACTGACTTCCAGAGCGGGACGGAAGTGGATGAGCCCGGCGAGGCCGACATCGAGACGCCGGACCACGAAGAACTGGCCGACGCGGCCCAGGAGGGCGCGCCCGCAGACGCCGCCGACGCCGAGCCCGCACCCGGTTCGCCCGGTGCACCGGCCGGCGATGAGTCCCCCGAGCCGACCGCTGACGCGGCCACAAGCGACGCACCCGCCGAGACGCCCGAAACAGCGACCGACGCCGCAGCCGACGAAACCACACCAGACGAGTCGGCGAGCGAGGACGCGCCTACCGAGGACGTGGACCTCGAAGACGCCGTCATGGCGGTCATGGATGACCTCGACGACGGCAGTGGGGCCGACCGCGAGGAACTCCGCTCGACGGTCGTGAGCCGCCACGGCGCGGACGCCGATGCCGTCGAGGACGCCATCCAAGACGCGTTGATGGGCGGACGCTGCTACGAGCCCGAGGACGGCAAGCTCACACCCATCTGACGCACCGAGCCGCGGTCCTTTTCTCCCCTGCGACCCAACCGAGCGCAGATGCGTGTCGAACCGCTTCCCGACGTCCCGGCGGCCACCGTCGATACTGACGGGGAGCGACTGCTGGCGGTGGCCGATTATCACGCCGGCATCGAAGCAGGGCTCAGATACGAGGGGGTCGAACTCCAGTCGGCCGCCGAGGCCCGCCGGGAGCGGTTGCTGACATGCCTGAGACGCGCCCGGGCCGACCGGCTGGTCGTCATCGGCGACCTGGGCCACGCCATCGGCGACCCGTTCGCAGACGAGCGAGCGGAGCTCGAAACGCTGTTCGACGCCCTTGACGTGCCCGTGACACTGGTGAAAGGGAATCACGACGGCGGTCTGGAGCCAGTCTTGTCTGACCTCGACGCCGACGTCGAAGTGACGCCGGGACACGGCACCCGCATCGGCGCTGTCGGGTTCGCCCACGGCCACACCTGGCCTGCGCCGGACGTACTCGAAGCGGATGTCGTCTGTGTCGGCCACGAACATCCCGTCGTCCGACTCGAAGACAGCGTCGGTGGGGCCCAGAAGGAGCGGGCCTGGCTCCGCGGCTCGCTGGTGAGTGAGCCCTTCGCCGAACAGTTCGACCAACCAGTCGAGAACGCGCCGGACATCGTCGTCTTTCCGGCGTTTAACGACCACTCCGGCGGGACGTGGGTCAACGTCGACGGCCAGGAGTTCCTCGCCCCGTTCCTGCCCGAGGGCATGGCGGATACCGAGGCGTTCCTGCTTGATGGCACGCGGTTAGGGGCCTACCGACAGGTCTGAGCGGGGGGTCTGGACCCGTTTAGGTCTCTGAAAGTTCCGCTTCGAGTTCGTCGACCAGTTCGGTGTTGCCGAGGAACGTCGGCGTCCGGTCGTGGATACCGTCCGGTTCGACGTCAAGTAGGGACTTCGAGCCGTCGCTTGAGGCCCCACCGGCAGCCTCGACGAGGTACGCGAGCGGCGCTGATTCGAAGTGGACCCGGAGCTTGCCGTTTGGATACCCCGACGTCACCGGATACCCGAACAGCCCGCCGTATTCGAGCACCTGTGCCAGGTCGGCGACGGTCGCGCCGCCGTAGCGGAGCTTCAGGTCCCGCTCGAAGGACTGGGCGATGTCGTTGAACGCGTCGCTTCGCTCGCCAGTCTTGCCCGCTAACCCGACTACCGTCGCCTCTGCTGGCAGTTCGAACTGGCCCCAGCGCTCGCTGTGCCCGTCCCGGAGGAGGTGCTCCTGAACGACATCGCGGTCGGACCGGGCGATTGTCAGTGTCGTGTATGGGCCGTACAGCACCATCAGTGATGCGACCATTTCCCGGCCCGCCGCGGGCAGTTCAGCGTCGTAGACCCCGATTATCGTCCCCACGGAGTTGTTCGAGGCGAGGTTCGAGGAGCCATCGAGCGGGTCGATAGCGATACTGTAGCCTTCACCGCAATCGACCACGTCGCTACGTTCCTCGCTCGCGTACGCGCCGATGCCGTCGATGTACGCGAGTGCGTCGAAAAACAGGTCATCGGCCCACACGTCGCCACCGACCTGTTGCTCCCCACTCGGGTTCTCGCCAGCGGCTCTGTTGGCGTAGTTCGCCAGGTTCCCGCTAACGTAGTGGGCCGTGTCCTTTACCGCCCGTTCGATCTCATCAAGCGTGTTCACAGGCCATCACCGGCCGCAGTTGCACAGGCGTCAGTCATGGTTCCACATATCCCAGGGCAACGACATAAGGCTGTACCCGTTCTCCCCCGCAACGCCCGTAATGCCCTGGTTACCGACGGGGGACGAGAGAATATGACACAACGTGTTTAACCCGGTGTAGTCGCTAGAGGGGGGCGATGACTGACGGGGTCGCTCGCGGCGATGACGCCTTCACTGCGCTCGGGCCGGCCGTCCGCAGTGCGCTCTCCGAGCGCGGTTTCACGACGCCGACCGACCCACAGCGAAAGGCGATTCCAACTCTGGCTGACGGGCGAGACGCGCTAGTCGTCGCCCCGACCGGAACCGGAAAAACTGAAACGGCGATGTTGCCGGTCTTCGACGCGCTGGCCGAATCCGAGGACCGCTTTGGCATCGGCGCGCTGTACATCACGCCGCTCCGGGCGCTGAACCGCGACATGCGCCAGCGCCTCGACTGGTGGGGCGAGACGCTCGGTCTCGAAGTAGACGTCCGCCACGGCGACACGACGGACTACCAGCGCCAGAAACAGGCCAACGACCCGCCGGACGTGCTCGTGACCACACCCGAGACGCTCCAGGCAATGCTCACCGGGTCGAAGCTCCGAACTGCGCTGGAGGATGTCGAACATATCGTCATCGACGAGGTCCACGAGCTCGCTGCGGCCAAGCGAGGCGCGCAGTTGACGGTCGGACTCGAACGGCTCCGGGAACTGTCCGGGCGGTTCCAGCGGATCGGCCTCTCGGCGACCGTCGGCGACCCACACGAGGTCGGCCGGTTTCTCACCGGCGGCCGCACGTGTGCCATCGTGGAAGTTGACATCGGCAGCCGGCTGGACATCGAGGTGGTCCGGCCCCAGATTACTGACCGGGACGAGGAACTGTCGAGTTCCCTCGTCACCGACGCGGGAACGGCCAGCCACGTCCGGTTCATCGCAGACCTCATCGACGAAAACGAATCGGTCTTGCTGTTCGTGAACACCCGACAAACAGCGGAGGCGCTTGGCTCGCGGTTCAAGGAGCTCGGAACTGACCTCGGGGTCCACCACGGCTCGCTGTCGAAGGAGGCTCGCATCGACGTGGAGGACCGGTTCAAGGCCGGCGACCTCGACGCCCTGCTGTGTACGTCCTCGATGGAGTTGGGCATCGACGTGGGCCACGTCGACCACGTCGTCCAGTACGGCAGCCCCCGGCAGGTGTCCCGCCTCGTCCAGCGGGTCGGCCGCGCCGGCCACCGCCGGGACCTCGTTTCCTCGGGCACGGTCGTTACGACTGACACCGACGACACGCTGGAGGCGCTGGCGATAGCGAGACAGGCCGAAGCCGGCGATGTCGAGCCCGCCGAAATCCACGACGGGAGCCTCGACACAGTTGCCAACCAGATCGCCGGACTGGTGATGGATACCGGCGAAATTCGGGCGATTCGGGCCTACGAGATACTGACCCGCGCGTACCCGTTCCGGGACCTCGACGAGGCCCAGTTCAAGCAGGTCGTCGAGGAACTCGCAGCGAACAACGTCATCTGGCTCGACGAGGACCGGGACACTCTGGAGAAACGCCGCGGGACCTGGCAGTACTTCTACCAGAACCTCTCGATGATTCCCGACGAGGCCACATACGACGTGGAGGACGTGGCCTCAGGCCAGCAGGTCGGGACCCTCGATGAGAAGTTCGTCGTCAACTTCGCCACGCCCGGCGAGGTGTTCGTCCAGCGCGGGGAGATGTGGCGCATCACGAACATCGACGAGGAAGAGGAAGTCGTGACCGTCTCACCCATCGAAGACCCCGCCGGTGAGGTCCCGTCGTGGGTGGGGCAGGAGATTCCGGTTCCGAGAGCCGTCGCCGCGGAAGTCGGCGAACTCCGTCGTGTGGCTGGTCGGCAACTCCAGGACGGCGCGGACACCGAGGCCGTCGCCAGAGACGTGGCGACTCGCTATGCCGCCGGCCCGGAGACCGTCGCCGAGGGACTTTCGCAGGTCGAGAAGCACGAGGGGCCGATTCCGGACGACACGACTATTCTGGTGGAGTTCCACGGCCGGGAGGTCATCGTCAACGCTTGCTACGGGCACAAAATCAACGAAACGCTGGGCCGGGTCCTCTCGGCGCTGCTCGGTCAACGGGCAGGGTCGTCGGTCGCGATGGATGTCGACCCGTACCGGATTACGCTGGAGGTCCCGCGCCGGATCACCGCCGGCGATGTCATCGAAGTCATTGAGGACACCGATCCTGACCACCTCCCAGCACTCATCGAACTCAGCCTGAAAAACGCCGACGCGCTGAAGTTCAAGCTCGCGCAGGTGGCGACGAAGTTCGGCTCGCTCAAGCGCTGGCGGGGCCGGGGGTCGACTGACTTCGGCCGTGACCGCCTGCTGGCAGCGCTTGAGGACACGCCGATGTATGACGAAGCCCTGCGCGAGGTTCGCCACGAGGACCTCGCTATCGAAGCGACAGCCGACCTCCTCCGGGATATCCAGCGCGGCGACGTGGCGCTCGAAACAGTGGGCGAGCACACGCCCATCGGGACCGGCGGCAGTTCCTCCGGGCGGGAACTCCTCTCACCGGAGAACGCCGACGCGAGCGTCATCAAAACCGTCAAGGAGCGCATCCAGAGTGACCGCGTCATCCTCGCATGTCTGCACTGCAAGGAGTGGGACCGCAAACAGCAGGTCAAGCGCGTGCGGGATCAGCCGTCGTGTCCGCAGTGTGGCTCGACCCGCATCGCCGCGCTGAATCCGTGGGCCGAGGAAGTCGTCTCGGCCGTCCGGACCGACGACAAGGACGAGGAGCAGGAGAAGATGACCGAACGAGCCTACCGCTCGGCCTCGCTGGTCCAGAGCCACGGGAAGCGGGCGGTGGTCGCGCTGGCCGCCCGCGGGGTCGGGCCCCACAACGCCGCCCGAATCATCAACCGCTTGCGGGAGGACGAAGACGAATTCTACCGGGACATCCTCCGACAGGAGCGGGAGTACGCACGGACGCAGTCGTTCTGGGGTTGAGAGCGGCACAGTACGCCAGCAGGCTAACTCAGTTCCCGAATCGCTTCCGCAAGTCGTGGCTCGATACCGTCAGGGTCAGGGGCTTCTATCGTGAGTTTCGTGTGTCGCTCGTCGGCATCAGTCACCTCCGAAAGCAGTCCGGCGCTGCGGTCGACCTCGACGTACAGCGTAAGTCCGTCGTCGTCGAACACCGGGACGATCTCGACCTCGTCGACCGCGCCGGCGAACTCGCCGCGCTGGGGCCGGAACTCGAACTCCTGAGCGAAGTTCGCCGAGGTAGTGAACAGGCTCCCGGCCGTCGCCTCACAGGCCGAGGCATGGAGCGAGAAACCGAGCGAATCCAGCGCGTCGAACACCGCTTGCGTGCGGTGTGTCGGTTCGACTTCGATGTAATCCTCGTCGCCGGGGTCGACCGCCATCGAGATATCGAGGCCGGTCTCGATTTCGACGGCCGTCGAGCGCGTAGTCACCGGCGTCTCCCTGGGAATATCTATAGTAGTCTCGAAACGTCGTTTCTCGCCCGCTTCGATAGTGAACGGTTCGGTAAGTTGCCACTGATCGATGATGGCGTCCTTGTACCCCTCGTCGGATTTATATTCGGTTTCCAGCGCGAAGTAGACCGCGTCGACATCCTGATCCGTCGACCCGCCCTCGACGTGGACCTCGGCCTGGACGGATTCGCCGGCTCTGACGGTATCCGTCGGCAGAATCGTGTCTACTGTGGCCGAGCCGATGCCGATTCTGGAGAGCACGTCTTTCATTCGTGTTGTGAAATTCGACCGTCACAGAGTATAAAGTTCAGGGAGCGACGCTATCGAAAGAATGGGGTTACGAGAGTGCCCGGGCACGTCCGGCTCCGGGCTGAGAGAGCCAGTTGGGACCGTTTCACCCTGACATAGCCGTTTGGAGCCGTCGGTTCCACTGCGGACGCAACCGATCAGTCGTCTGATGTACGCTGACCTATCATGACGACCCCGGCCGTGTTGCCGTCCAAGTCGGTGAGAGAGCGGCCGCTGAACTCATACGTACGGCGGTGCCCGCCGTCGGTGAGTAGGTCGGCCGTAACGGTAGCTCGCCCGCGATCGAGAGACCGATGGACCGCGTCGGTAATCGCCTCCCGCTCGGCTTCTGGAAACAGGTCGGTGATCGGCAGCCCTTCGGCTGCTTGTCCGGTGTGGCCTGTAAGCTCACCCGCCCGTTCGTTGCAGTGCTCGATGTGCCCATCTGCACTGAGGACGAACAGTGGGTCCTCCAGCGCATCGAGCGCTTGCTGGATGACCGCACGCTCCTCCAGTAGTTCCTGTTCGCGGTTGTGACGCTCGGTGATGTCAGTAAACGCAACGACCAGTTGTTCGACCTCGCCGTCAGAGATTATCGGTGTAGCGCTGACTTCGTGGATGACTTCCCCGACCGGGTGGTCCAGTGTCAGCGTATATTCGATTGTCTCGCGCGTGGCGACGCATTTCCGGTACGCACCAGCGATCTTTCTACTATTTTTCTCCCCAAGTGCTTCAACTGGAGTCTTACCGATAAGCTCTGACTCTACGAGGCCAGTGAACTCAAGCACTCGTGAGTTGCATCGCCGGAATCGGAACCCGTCTTGTTCAACATCGACGAGGAGGAGTCCGTTTCGCGTGTTCTCGAAAACAGCGGCGTACTCTGCTGTGGTTTCCTCCAGTTGCTTTCTCGACTGATACTGCGTGACAGCGTTGCTTATTCGATTGGCTAGCAGCTCGTACTGCTCAGCTCCGGATTGTTTCTGCAAGTAATCAGTCGCACCGGTAGAAATGGCATCGCTTGCAATCTCTTCGCTTCCTCGACCGGTGAACATGATAAACGGGAGTTGCGGGTGTCGCTCACGGACCGCCTGCAAAAATTCAAGCCCGTCTGTCTCGGGCATCTCGAAGTCTGAAACGACACAGTCAGGAAGAGAACGATCCATAGCCTGTAGCCCATCGGTGGCACTTGGGACAGTTTCGACCGTGAACCGCTCGTCTTCACGTTCAAGTAGCTCAGCCGTCACTGTAGCGAGGGCCTCGTCGTCGTCCACAAGAAGAATGCTAACCTCCCCCATATATCATGATAGCAGCCGAATGGATTATCTCTTTGCATAGTTCGCACCAATCATGACATTTAAATTTTAACTAAGTGGATAGGCAACGCAACCGCTCTACGATCTCTTAAGCCGTACTTTCTCTAAGTGTGTCCGAATTTATACTATTCTAATAGCAATGGTTTATCCGGACTACTCAAAGCGCTCGGCGTGCAATGGGGGATATGACCGAGTGGCGCGATGCGTCGGACCCCGCCTGCCCGGAGTGTGGCGAGCCGCTGGAGCCGACGGCGATGGCCTGCCCACACTGTGACGCGTCGTTACTCACCGACGAACAGACGGAGATGCTTGACGAACGCCTGACCGAGACGCTCGAGTCGATGGACGCCGGTGCGCCGACGTGGGCAGTCACGCTCACGGGGCTCTCGCTCGGCATCGCCATTGCGCCGCTCGTACTGTACGCCGTCGTCATCCTCGTCGGCGATCTCTCGCTTCCCGTGGCCGTCGGCGTCTTGCTGGCCGGCTGGCTCGGTCCAGCCGCGTATCTCTCGCGGCTGCGTAATCCCAGCGAGGTGCTGGCCCGGGGGCTGTACCTCGTCGTCGCCGGCGTGGCCGTCGTCGTGCTCGCAGTCGGCTACGAGGTCCTCCTGTCGGATGGCCCGTCAGTCGTCTCCGAACAGACCGCGCTCGTGTCGCTCGGTCTTGCGATTCCGGCGACGCTGGGAGCACTCATCGCGCGCCGCGCGGCCCGGCGGGCTGACCGGCAGGCCCGCGGGGAGCCGGGGCCGCTGCACGAGCGCTTCGGTATCGACGACGACGAGCCCGACAACTGAAAACGCCTAAGCGGGCCGCCGTTGTCCACCCGTGCATGCGACTGGAGGAGTACTGGGGCATCGGCCCGAAGACGTCCGAACTGCTCACCGAGGAGCTGGGCGTCGAGCGGGCTATCGAGGCCATCGAGTCGGCGGATACGCGTGCGCTAACCACGGCCGGCCTCTCCCGGGGGCGAGCGACGCGCATCCTCCGGCGGGCGACCGGGGCCGAGTCGATGGACCTGCTCGCCACCAGAGATACCCGCGACGTGTACAAGGAACTACTCGACCTCGCCGAGGAGTACGCGGTCACCGAAGATGCGGCCGACAGCATCCGGGTGCTGACGCCGCTACCGACCCGCGAGGCGATGGACGAGCGGCTGGACGACGTGCTCGAAGCGCGGGATACGTGGGCCGACCTCTCGGAGGCGGACCAGCGGGCCGTTCTCGACGCGTTCGACGCGTTCGACGCTGACGGGGGTGAACTAGCCGCAGTCGACGTGGCGCTCGCACTCCGGGACACTGGCATCGAGAGCGGCGTGTTCGAGCCGTTAGCGGCCCTCGACGGCGAGTCACTGACGGCTGGCCGGGCGGCGCTCGCCGGCCTCGCGGGCGACGGCGAGTCCGTCGGCGAAGGGGCCGACGAGGAACTCGACCGCCTGCGCGACCAGCTCGGGCAAATAGAGGATCTTGCAGCGGCATCAATGGAGGTCGTCGAGGCCGTTCAGGAGGGCGCTCGGCGGCCCGACGAGTTCCAGGACGCGCTCGTCCGGCACGTCACGGGCGAGACAGGTATCGACGCTGCCAGAGTCCGCGACGCGATGCCCCGCGAGGCGACCGACGCGCGGGATTTCGTCGACGTGGCGCTCCGGGAACTCCGAAGCACGCTCCGAAGCGACGTCCGGGAGCGCGAGGGGACGGTCGCCGACCGGCTGGAAGACGACCTCGCGGACGCCCGCGGGGACATCGACGCCGCCATCGAGGCGGTGGACGACATCGCGTTCTCAGTGTCGCTCGCCCGCTTCGCCATCGCGTTCGACCTGACGCGGCCCGCCTTCGTCGAGGACCGCAAGACCATCGCGGTGAAGCGGGCCCGGAACCTCACCATCGCCGACGTGGAGAGCGTCCAGCCGGTCACCTACGCTATCGGCGACCACACACTGGACCTAGACCGGGCGAACCAGCCGCCAAGCGGCGACCGGGTGGCCGTCCTGACCGGCGCGAACTCCGGCGGGAAGACGACCCTGTTGGAGACGCTGTGCCAGGTCCAGCTGCTCGCCCAGATGGGACTGCCCGTCCCCGCCGAGGCCGCCGAGGTGGGCATCGTCGACACCGTCGTGTTCCACCGCCGGCACGCGTCGTTCAACGCCGGCGTCCTCGAATCGACGCTGCGTTCGGTCGTGCCGCCGCTGACCGAGAGCGACCGGACGCTGATGCTCGTCGACGAGTTCGAGGCTATCACCGAGCCCGGCTCCGCCGCCGATCTCCTCCACGGACTCGTGACGCTGACCGTCGACCGCGACGCGCTGGGCGTGTTCGTCACTCACCTCGCGGACGATCTCGAACCGCTGCCTGTCGAGGCCCGTGTCGATGGCATCTTCGCCGAAGGGCTGAATCAGGACCTCGAACTACAGGTCGACTATCAGCCCCGGTTTGGCACTGTCGGGAAGTCCACGCCGGAGTTCATCGTCTCCAGGCTCGTTGCGAACGCAAAGGACCCCGTCGAACGCAACGGGTTCGAGACGCTCGCCACGGCTGTCGGCGAGGAAGCGGTCCAGCGGACGCTCTCGGACGCGCTCTGGACTGACGAGTAGCGCAGTTACGACAGCGAACCGGCGACGACTCACTCTTCCCCTTCGACTGCCCCGGCGATGTTTTCCAGCAGCCGCCGTACCTCCCGGCGGTTGTACCAGCGGATGAGCGGCGCGAGGAGAACCTCCGGGAGTGGCCCGGGGACCTCGTACTCGGCCGCGTATGTGAGCCGCGTGCCCCCGCGCTCCGGTTCGAACCGCCAGGCTATCCGGCCCGTCAGGTCGCCGCTCATCTCGTAAACGATACGCTCGGGCGGCTTGTACGTCGAGGCACGGACCTCACCGGTGAAGGTGATTCCGAACATTTTGTACTCGTACGCAGCGCGGTTTCCGCTGTTTGGCAGCCGCTCGATGCGTTCGGCGCGGGTAAGGCTCGGCGTGACGGCCGCCTGGTTCGACGGCTCGTCCATGAACGTGAACACTGTCTCGACTGGTGCATCGAGCCAGCGGTCGTCGGACGTATGGACCGTCATGTGTCCTGCTTCGCACTCCAGTATCTTACACGCTCGGCCACACAGGCCAGCAGACTAGTCCGGATACGGACGACTGCGACCGGTCCCGGCGGCTACAGCCGACGGGTACGGCGTGACTGTGCTCGGCTCTTCGAGTCGCGTCGCCGCCTACCGATGACAGCGGCGAGGTAGGTTCTATGCATCATGGGTGATTTCCCGGCCGGAATCGGACCTGCGCCAGGCAGGAACCCGGCCCCACTTGTTGATTTCGGGAAAGCAGGAGACGGGGCGAGTTAGAGGGTTGCGCTTACGCGTTACCGGTCACGTTGAGGCGGTTGACCGCCATCACGCCGAACCCCTCCTGCAGGAGTTCGGTGCGGCCATCGGCGGTGTTCCGTTCAGCGTCAACGCACAGGGTCAGCGACACGTCGGCGTCGACCCGGATGTCGGTCCAGGTCGGCCGCACGCTGGTCACGCGGTCGACCGCCACGTCTTCGACGCCGTCGACGGCCGCGAGGACACCGGCGACACCGGCTTCGAGGGTCTCGGACCCGCCACGCGGAACGCGCAGTGATACGTCGGCCGATACCTCGGTCGGGGGAGTCGCCTGCAGCGACATAACGCCGACGGCCGGAGTCGAACCGGGCCGAGAGGGCACTCACCAGTCGAGTCGCGTCGGTCGGAGACTGCGCGGGTGGCGGGCGCGTACGTCCGGCCCGGAACGGCCGGTACAGGATTCCCACACCGGGAGGATGGGGAACCCGAAGGCTGGACAGCGAGATAGCTACACGACACAGTACAGACTCGGGGGCGAGTGGCACAGGCCGACAGGCCACACTGGGCGGTGCAGGCCTATCAGACGGAGTGGCCGAGCGGGAGACAGGGCTTCACCGCTTGACAGTGAGCCCGAACGAATCGCCACCGCAGTGCGGCGTCCGTGAGTGGGACGCCGGTCCCACGGCAGCGAACCAGTCTATGGTGCCACGGGCGGAATTTTCACCGAGCGGGTGTCCGCAGTGGCCCGTTCCCCAATAAGGGATGCGTACTCGACCGTAGCGTCAAGGCTACGTTCGATAGCCGACCGCCCGCTGTACAGCCAGCGAGCGAACGACGTTGGCGCGGGAACGGGAATTGCGTAAGTCATGGGTCACCACGTCGGTGAAAGCGACGTATATCCGACCAGAACCGGTGATATATTAAATCTGTTTCAGACATGATACCAAATGACAAGAACGGGAACGTTCGCTGGCACGACAGTACGGCTTCAGTCGGCCGCTGCTGGTTGCTGCGTCGCAGTCGGTCCCTCGGCACTTGCCTTGCTGTGTGTGGCTGTTCCCGCCAGCGTCCGCGTGGAGTTCCCCACGACGAGCAGGCTGCTGGCCGTCATCGCCAGCGCCGCAAACAGTGGGTTCAGGACGCCAAGCAACGCGAGCGGGAGCGCCACGGCGTTGTAACAGAACGCCCACGCGAGGTTCTGTCGGACCCGCGTGCGAGTTGCGGCCGTCACGGCGAACATGTCAGGAACGGCGCGCAGGTCGTCTGTTGTGACGACCGCGTCGGCCGCATCGGCGGCCAGTGACGTGCCTGACGCCATAGCGATGCCGACGTCGGCGGCAGCCAGGGCCGGGGCGTCGTTACTCCCGTCGCCGACCATCGCGACAGTCCCGCGGGACTGCAGTCGCTCGACGACTTCGGCTTTCGCCTCCGGCGGCACCCCGGCGAACACTTCGTCGACGCCGTCGTGGCGCTCGAACGGGACGGCGGCCTCGGGCCGGTCGCCAGTGATGACGACGACATCGCGGTCCCGGGCGAGCGTCGAGACGACCGACTCCCAGTTCGCGCGGAGCCTGTCCCCCGCGACGAGCACGTCCTGTGCTTCGCCGTCCCAGCCGACGAGCGCCGGGACACGCCCGTTCTCAGTCGCACGCTCACACTGGGTCCGGAGGTCGGCGGGCACGTCGAACCCGAGGTCGTCGAACAGCGCTTGCGTCCCGACGACGACCTGTTCCCCATCGACTGTCGCACTGACGCCCTGG
The genomic region above belongs to Haloarcula hispanica ATCC 33960 and contains:
- a CDS encoding PAS domain-containing response regulator; the encoded protein is MGEVSILLVDDDEALATVTAELLEREDERFTVETVPSATDGLQAMDRSLPDCVVSDFEMPETDGLEFLQAVRERHPQLPFIMFTGRGSEEIASDAISTGATDYLQKQSGAEQYELLANRISNAVTQYQSRKQLEETTAEYAAVFENTRNGLLLVDVEQDGFRFRRCNSRVLEFTGLVESELIGKTPVEALGEKNSRKIAGAYRKCVATRETIEYTLTLDHPVGEVIHEVSATPIISDGEVEQLVVAFTDITERHNREQELLEERAVIQQALDALEDPLFVLSADGHIEHCNERAGELTGHTGQAAEGLPITDLFPEAEREAITDAVHRSLDRGRATVTADLLTDGGHRRTYEFSGRSLTDLDGNTAGVVMIGQRTSDD
- a CDS encoding metallophosphoesterase, which codes for MRVEPLPDVPAATVDTDGERLLAVADYHAGIEAGLRYEGVELQSAAEARRERLLTCLRRARADRLVVIGDLGHAIGDPFADERAELETLFDALDVPVTLVKGNHDGGLEPVLSDLDADVEVTPGHGTRIGAVGFAHGHTWPAPDVLEADVVCVGHEHPVVRLEDSVGGAQKERAWLRGSLVSEPFAEQFDQPVENAPDIVVFPAFNDHSGGTWVNVDGQEFLAPFLPEGMADTEAFLLDGTRLGAYRQV
- a CDS encoding DEAD/DEAH box helicase; the encoded protein is MTDGVARGDDAFTALGPAVRSALSERGFTTPTDPQRKAIPTLADGRDALVVAPTGTGKTETAMLPVFDALAESEDRFGIGALYITPLRALNRDMRQRLDWWGETLGLEVDVRHGDTTDYQRQKQANDPPDVLVTTPETLQAMLTGSKLRTALEDVEHIVIDEVHELAAAKRGAQLTVGLERLRELSGRFQRIGLSATVGDPHEVGRFLTGGRTCAIVEVDIGSRLDIEVVRPQITDRDEELSSSLVTDAGTASHVRFIADLIDENESVLLFVNTRQTAEALGSRFKELGTDLGVHHGSLSKEARIDVEDRFKAGDLDALLCTSSMELGIDVGHVDHVVQYGSPRQVSRLVQRVGRAGHRRDLVSSGTVVTTDTDDTLEALAIARQAEAGDVEPAEIHDGSLDTVANQIAGLVMDTGEIRAIRAYEILTRAYPFRDLDEAQFKQVVEELAANNVIWLDEDRDTLEKRRGTWQYFYQNLSMIPDEATYDVEDVASGQQVGTLDEKFVVNFATPGEVFVQRGEMWRITNIDEEEEVVTVSPIEDPAGEVPSWVGQEIPVPRAVAAEVGELRRVAGRQLQDGADTEAVARDVATRYAAGPETVAEGLSQVEKHEGPIPDDTTILVEFHGREVIVNACYGHKINETLGRVLSALLGQRAGSSVAMDVDPYRITLEVPRRITAGDVIEVIEDTDPDHLPALIELSLKNADALKFKLAQVATKFGSLKRWRGRGSTDFGRDRLLAALEDTPMYDEALREVRHEDLAIEATADLLRDIQRGDVALETVGEHTPIGTGGSSSGRELLSPENADASVIKTVKERIQSDRVILACLHCKEWDRKQQVKRVRDQPSCPQCGSTRIAALNPWAEEVVSAVRTDDKDEEQEKMTERAYRSASLVQSHGKRAVVALAARGVGPHNAARIINRLREDEDEFYRDILRQEREYARTQSFWG
- a CDS encoding zinc ribbon domain-containing protein, yielding MGDMTEWRDASDPACPECGEPLEPTAMACPHCDASLLTDEQTEMLDERLTETLESMDAGAPTWAVTLTGLSLGIAIAPLVLYAVVILVGDLSLPVAVGVLLAGWLGPAAYLSRLRNPSEVLARGLYLVVAGVAVVVLAVGYEVLLSDGPSVVSEQTALVSLGLAIPATLGALIARRAARRADRQARGEPGPLHERFGIDDDEPDN
- a CDS encoding sporulation protein, with the protein product MKDVLSRIGIGSATVDTILPTDTVRAGESVQAEVHVEGGSTDQDVDAVYFALETEYKSDEGYKDAIIDQWQLTEPFTIEAGEKRRFETTIDIPRETPVTTRSTAVEIETGLDISMAVDPGDEDYIEVEPTHRTQAVFDALDSLGFSLHASACEATAGSLFTTSANFAQEFEFRPQRGEFAGAVDEVEIVPVFDDDGLTLYVEVDRSAGLLSEVTDADERHTKLTIEAPDPDGIEPRLAEAIRELS
- a CDS encoding class 1 fructose-bisphosphatase, which codes for MNTLDEIERAVKDTAHYVSGNLANYANRAAGENPSGEQQVGGDVWADDLFFDALAYIDGIGAYASEERSDVVDCGEGYSIAIDPLDGSSNLASNNSVGTIIGVYDAELPAAGREMVASLMVLYGPYTTLTIARSDRDVVQEHLLRDGHSERWGQFELPAEATVVGLAGKTGERSDAFNDIAQSFERDLKLRYGGATVADLAQVLEYGGLFGYPVTSGYPNGKLRVHFESAPLAYLVEAAGGASSDGSKSLLDVEPDGIHDRTPTFLGNTELVDELEAELSET